One window of Phycisphaeraceae bacterium genomic DNA carries:
- a CDS encoding prepilin peptidase: protein MLIASFTVAQVLWFFALGASAGSLINVLVYRLPLGLSVVTPPSRCPTCQTRLTWRENIPIFGWLLLGGRCRFCRSRISPEYPIVELVVAVLFAGLYVLWYLTPPDARYLGIAFGQVAPPWAGPSQGFVSPLAQTWPVFLLCLILLGCLVAMTLVDAKTFTIPLVLAWIPAGAALVIHPLNALYIELTKGHLWRTAPNWDWTIPTPGPNGWYWVGLGIGGALGLLCSLALLASGLITRSFADYEEWEQQATQATQEGDPKPDQQELWIRYPHARREMIKELAFLAPPVLLGLIGGWGAERIIGATAGWTYLPATGGFVTSFQVPLWLSALSGVLLGYLIGAGAAWLIRILGSLGFGKEAMGLGDVHLMAAVGACLGWIDAVLAFFLAAFVGVAWALLGAVFGGLRRQLPYGPHLAVASVLVVLLRPLVELGLSKLLRTPVHLP from the coding sequence ATGCTGATCGCCTCATTCACCGTGGCGCAGGTGCTCTGGTTTTTCGCGCTCGGCGCGAGCGCCGGATCGCTGATCAATGTGCTCGTGTACCGATTGCCCCTGGGCCTCAGCGTTGTCACCCCGCCCAGTCGCTGCCCGACGTGCCAGACGAGGCTTACGTGGCGAGAGAACATCCCGATCTTCGGGTGGCTGTTGCTCGGGGGACGCTGTCGGTTCTGTCGCTCTCGGATTTCTCCCGAATATCCGATCGTCGAGCTCGTCGTCGCCGTGCTTTTCGCCGGCTTATATGTGCTCTGGTACCTGACGCCGCCGGACGCCCGCTATCTCGGGATTGCGTTCGGGCAGGTGGCCCCGCCGTGGGCCGGGCCATCCCAAGGATTCGTATCGCCCTTGGCCCAAACCTGGCCGGTCTTCTTGCTCTGCCTGATTCTGCTGGGCTGTCTCGTGGCGATGACGCTCGTGGACGCGAAGACCTTCACGATCCCGCTCGTGCTCGCGTGGATTCCCGCCGGTGCGGCACTCGTGATTCATCCGCTCAACGCCTTGTACATCGAGTTGACGAAAGGACATCTCTGGCGGACCGCGCCGAATTGGGACTGGACGATTCCAACTCCCGGTCCAAACGGCTGGTATTGGGTCGGCCTTGGAATCGGCGGCGCGCTCGGGCTGCTCTGTTCGCTCGCGCTCCTCGCGTCCGGACTAATCACGCGCAGCTTCGCCGACTATGAGGAATGGGAACAGCAGGCGACGCAAGCAACCCAAGAAGGCGACCCCAAGCCCGATCAACAGGAACTCTGGATTCGGTACCCCCACGCACGCCGCGAAATGATCAAGGAACTCGCGTTTCTCGCCCCGCCGGTGCTGCTGGGGCTGATTGGCGGTTGGGGGGCGGAGCGCATCATCGGGGCCACCGCCGGCTGGACGTATCTACCGGCGACCGGGGGGTTCGTCACATCCTTCCAGGTTCCGTTATGGCTCTCCGCCCTGAGCGGCGTGCTGCTCGGCTATCTCATCGGGGCCGGAGCGGCCTGGCTCATCCGCATTCTCGGTTCGCTCGGCTTCGGAAAGGAAGCGATGGGGCTCGGCGATGTTCATCTCATGGCCGCGGTCGGCGCCTGCCTCGGCTGGATCGACGCTGTTCTCGCGTTCTTTCTCGCGGCCTTTGTCGGGGTGGCCTGGGCTCTTTTGGGGGCGGTTTTCGGCGGGCTGCGTCGGCAGTTGCCGTACGGGCCGCATCTGGCCGTTGCCTCCGTTCTCGTCGTGCTGCTCCGACCGCTGGTCGAACTGGGGTTGTCGAAGTTGCTTCGAACACCGGTTCACCTGCCCTAA
- a CDS encoding exodeoxyribonuclease VII small subunit — translation MAKRVDQSEKTDAELSFEDALAQVESIIESIEAGEIGLEKSLSEYERGVRLIKRCRDVLSHAEQRIEMLTKDLKPAGRSDSE, via the coding sequence ATGGCCAAGCGGGTTGACCAATCTGAAAAAACCGATGCGGAGTTGTCCTTTGAAGACGCCTTGGCGCAGGTGGAATCGATCATCGAGTCCATCGAGGCAGGCGAGATTGGGCTCGAAAAGTCGCTCTCGGAGTACGAGCGCGGCGTGCGATTGATCAAGCGCTGCCGCGATGTGCTCTCCCATGCCGAGCAGAGGATCGAGATGCTGACGAAGGACTTGAAGCCTGCGGGCCGTTCCGATTCGGAGTAA
- the xseA gene encoding exodeoxyribonuclease VII large subunit, which yields MTERLPFDPSKMAAPRRDVPAASSGAEPWSVTRLAGEIDAALRKSIAVSVRVVGEISGFRDRTHWYFDLKDDGAVVNCVMFASAARKISPPPRDGELVIVKGRVEFYAKGGKVSFILDSLERAGEGPLDRAFRELSAALKAQGYFDVERKKGLPRFPRRIAVITSRSAAALQDVINTRDRRCPAVGLVGIDVPVQGAAAAPLIARAIEQVSKNHARFGIDAAILTRGGGSKEDLWCFNERAVADAIYRCEVPLVAAIGHETDTTIAELVADERCATPTQAAMRLIPDRAELVRQIDSTDRRLATALSRSAQSAERTCSICTHKLNAAALARTRSAHGRIASVELRLERLRPQTVHARMIARIDSAAARLHRAMQTAAEIDTKVLATRMIASTRASLRDSALRVDAIEKHLNAIAPQRVVERGFSITLNSKGKVVRSISDVGAGDTLRTRVADGTIDSTVGNSLSRKPVAKTGASRAKSGQPDLFSQDPA from the coding sequence TTGACCGAGCGGCTCCCATTTGATCCCTCCAAAATGGCGGCACCCCGGAGGGACGTTCCCGCGGCGTCGTCCGGTGCTGAGCCGTGGTCCGTCACGCGCCTCGCGGGCGAAATCGATGCGGCGCTCCGAAAGTCCATCGCGGTTTCGGTTCGGGTTGTCGGCGAGATCAGTGGGTTTCGCGACCGCACGCACTGGTACTTCGATCTCAAGGACGATGGCGCCGTCGTCAATTGCGTCATGTTCGCGTCCGCCGCCCGAAAAATCAGTCCGCCGCCCCGCGATGGCGAACTCGTGATCGTCAAAGGACGTGTCGAGTTCTACGCCAAGGGTGGCAAAGTTTCGTTCATTCTCGATTCGCTCGAGCGCGCCGGCGAAGGGCCGCTCGACCGGGCGTTCCGCGAATTGAGCGCCGCGCTCAAAGCGCAGGGCTACTTCGACGTTGAACGAAAAAAAGGGTTGCCGCGGTTTCCGCGGCGAATCGCGGTGATCACAAGCCGTTCCGCCGCGGCGCTCCAGGACGTCATCAACACGCGCGATCGGCGCTGTCCGGCCGTCGGGCTTGTCGGGATCGATGTGCCGGTGCAGGGCGCCGCCGCGGCGCCGCTGATCGCACGCGCGATCGAACAGGTTTCAAAGAATCATGCGCGATTCGGGATCGACGCCGCGATCCTGACACGAGGCGGCGGCAGCAAGGAAGATCTCTGGTGTTTCAACGAGCGCGCCGTCGCGGACGCCATCTATCGCTGCGAAGTCCCGCTCGTTGCCGCGATCGGCCACGAGACAGATACGACGATCGCCGAGCTCGTGGCGGATGAGCGATGCGCCACTCCGACGCAGGCCGCGATGCGCCTGATCCCCGACCGGGCCGAGCTGGTGCGCCAGATCGATTCAACCGATCGCAGGCTCGCGACGGCCCTTTCGCGGAGTGCGCAATCCGCCGAGCGCACCTGCAGCATCTGCACGCACAAATTGAACGCCGCGGCACTCGCGCGCACGCGCTCGGCGCACGGAAGGATCGCGAGCGTTGAACTCCGTCTCGAGCGACTCAGGCCGCAAACCGTTCACGCGCGAATGATCGCAAGAATCGACAGCGCCGCCGCGCGTCTTCATCGCGCGATGCAAACGGCCGCGGAGATCGACACCAAAGTTCTGGCGACGCGCATGATCGCGAGCACGCGTGCGAGCCTGCGCGATAGCGCGCTCCGCGTCGACGCGATCGAAAAACACCTGAACGCGATCGCGCCGCAGCGCGTCGTCGAGCGCGGCTTTTCCATCACGCTCAACTCGAAAGGAAAAGTTGTGCGTTCGATTTCCGATGTTGGCGCGGGCGATACTCTGCGGACTCGCGTCGCGGACGGCACGATCGATAGCACCGTTGGGAACTCATTGTCGCGAAAACCGGTTGCAAAGACCGGGGCCTCGCGGGCCAAATCCGGTCAGCCCGACCTCTTTTCGCAGGATCCGGCATAA
- a CDS encoding ABC transporter ATP-binding protein: protein MSVPISSDPILRVRDLAVSFPARAPGEEKFHAADGVSFTIHPKQTLAIVGESGSGKSVTAMSLLKLIPASRVERGRADFVSRKGIVDLLALDAPSMRRIRGAEIAMIFQEPMSSLNPVFTVGEQIVEAVRIHQGAGSKQAKQIALDAMRSVGIREPETRFSQYPHQFSGGMRQRVMIAMALSCQPSLLIADEPTTALDVTIQAQILELLRSLKDSRSMSVLLITHDMGVVAENADVVCVMYGGRVVEYASVETIFAHPLHPYTRGLLASVPRLGRPRERLITVREVLDNPSEFAPVPCLASGEESVVPWFPGVHAAQGGTRTSAPRLVEVRSGHWIAAWQSARAAEPPREPDNAFRREAGAAESASSI from the coding sequence ATGAGTGTTCCGATTTCGAGCGATCCGATTCTGCGCGTGCGCGATCTGGCGGTCAGTTTTCCAGCGCGCGCACCCGGCGAAGAAAAGTTCCACGCCGCGGACGGTGTGTCGTTCACGATTCATCCGAAGCAAACGCTCGCGATCGTCGGTGAATCGGGCAGCGGCAAGTCGGTGACGGCGATGTCGCTCTTGAAACTCATCCCGGCTTCGCGCGTGGAGCGAGGCCGCGCCGACTTTGTCTCGCGCAAGGGCATAGTCGATCTCCTCGCGCTCGATGCGCCGTCGATGCGGCGCATCCGTGGCGCCGAGATCGCGATGATTTTTCAGGAGCCGATGAGCAGCCTGAATCCTGTGTTCACGGTGGGGGAGCAGATCGTCGAGGCCGTGCGCATCCATCAGGGTGCTGGCAGCAAGCAGGCGAAGCAGATCGCGCTCGACGCGATGCGAAGCGTCGGCATCCGCGAACCGGAGACAAGGTTTTCGCAGTATCCGCACCAGTTTTCCGGCGGGATGCGTCAGCGCGTCATGATCGCAATGGCGCTCTCGTGTCAACCATCTCTTTTGATCGCGGACGAACCGACCACCGCGCTCGATGTGACGATTCAGGCGCAGATACTTGAACTATTGCGTTCGCTGAAAGACTCGCGCTCGATGAGCGTGCTCCTGATCACGCACGACATGGGAGTCGTGGCGGAAAACGCGGATGTCGTATGCGTGATGTACGGCGGGCGCGTCGTCGAATACGCCTCGGTGGAAACCATCTTCGCTCACCCGTTGCATCCGTACACGCGCGGCCTGCTCGCGAGCGTTCCCCGTCTGGGCCGTCCGCGCGAGCGCTTGATCACGGTTCGTGAGGTTCTCGACAATCCGTCGGAATTCGCGCCGGTTCCCTGTCTTGCCTCGGGCGAAGAATCGGTTGTTCCCTGGTTCCCCGGTGTCCATGCCGCGCAAGGCGGGACGCGCACATCGGCTCCACGCCTTGTCGAAGTGCGCAGCGGCCACTGGATCGCGGCATGGCAATCGGCTCGCGCCGCCGAGCCGCCGCGCGAGCCCGACAACGCATTTCGACGGGAGGCCGGAGCCGCCGAATCGGCGTCGTCCATCTGA
- a CDS encoding ABC transporter permease, producing MLGLGATRDNPFTRSIPGLIGAGFLILMFAVCVLTLPWTLGGVRDDGAIVPRYNAGSINDARLPPFWAPGALAPGDSAPRAGEAQAPHFFLGSDAIGRSLLVRVLAGGGVSLTIGIAAALLSVFIGTLYGAISGYAGGRLDALLMRIVDVLYGLPYVLLVVLLAVAADAVVGEYVSRERERAAWIESKVATTLAAESKPSDKQAVRRELEADGELKRRLEDEALHAVPPREISQTGRTTLDLAVLFIAIGGFSWLTMARVIRGQVMSLKNQPFVEAARAIGASRRRILFVHLLPNLMAPIIVYATLTVPQAILQESFLSFLGIGVKPPLPSWGNLAAEGLPELNPYRSNWWLLLFPCLLLGLTLLALNFVGEGLREALDPRRQRR from the coding sequence ATGTTGGGTCTCGGCGCGACACGCGACAACCCCTTCACTCGATCCATTCCCGGCCTGATCGGCGCCGGTTTCCTCATCTTGATGTTCGCCGTGTGCGTGCTCACGCTCCCGTGGACGCTCGGCGGAGTGCGCGACGACGGCGCGATCGTGCCGCGCTACAACGCGGGCTCGATCAATGATGCACGTTTGCCGCCGTTCTGGGCGCCGGGGGCACTGGCGCCTGGCGATTCGGCGCCGCGAGCAGGTGAAGCTCAAGCGCCGCACTTCTTCCTCGGTTCGGATGCAATCGGACGAAGCCTCTTGGTGCGCGTGCTCGCGGGGGGAGGAGTTTCGCTCACGATCGGAATCGCCGCGGCATTGCTCTCCGTGTTCATCGGCACCCTCTACGGCGCGATCAGCGGCTACGCCGGGGGAAGACTCGACGCGCTCCTCATGCGCATCGTCGATGTGCTGTACGGGTTGCCCTATGTGCTGCTTGTCGTGCTGCTCGCCGTCGCGGCGGACGCCGTAGTGGGGGAGTATGTCAGCCGCGAGCGCGAACGCGCGGCATGGATTGAATCGAAGGTTGCGACGACACTCGCGGCCGAATCGAAGCCGAGCGACAAGCAGGCTGTTCGCCGCGAGCTCGAAGCAGATGGCGAGCTCAAGCGCCGGCTCGAAGATGAAGCGCTCCACGCCGTGCCGCCCCGCGAGATATCTCAAACCGGAAGAACGACCCTCGATCTGGCCGTGCTGTTCATCGCGATCGGCGGCTTCAGTTGGCTCACAATGGCCCGCGTGATCCGTGGTCAGGTCATGAGTCTGAAGAACCAGCCGTTCGTCGAAGCCGCGCGAGCGATCGGTGCTTCGCGCCGGCGGATTCTATTTGTGCATCTGCTTCCGAACCTGATGGCGCCAATCATCGTCTACGCGACACTGACCGTGCCGCAGGCGATTCTGCAGGAGAGTTTTCTGAGTTTTCTCGGGATCGGCGTGAAGCCGCCATTGCCGAGCTGGGGAAATCTGGCCGCGGAAGGCCTCCCGGAGCTGAACCCCTACCGATCGAACTGGTGGTTGCTGCTGTTCCCGTGTCTGCTGCTCGGGCTCACGCTTCTCGCGCTCAACTTTGTCGGCGAGGGACTGCGCGAAGCGCTCGACCCGAGGAGACAGCGCCGATGA
- a CDS encoding prepilin-type N-terminal cleavage/methylation domain-containing protein: MATSAGRAFTLVEMLVAIGAIALVSIGLAAVFQTVGKTVTTGKRVSALTQQAAVLESQMREDFENMTRDGFLVLRHQFTIGGTNAQQDPVPIAVSRYQGDPVAPRPRRIDEILFFANGEYRTAREDLIPGRTAKSRSARIYYGHGQKASPVTPAQEQENNSDIHYFSPWFADWFRASTSSRLGETRGSGISRYASTWNLVRQATLLIRPTTPSDGGWPVDRPRPSFPGDPYASGGQALTNLSSDSTFQIAGQPAANSIFRSLNEMLPMTDRQYGGQVAKNFAFFWDRDRSSGGDFNVQGVAPRSISGVVDIASTDLDEIAMVVNGSRYSPNDQKDGSFLFGPRTLQGIGVLEAPIPLMKGFVNGIMVNGKQVDPSVYQSSYVTAVQPRTQSAFSTTAARMQSWMLNAMPAPSGYHPTIWNQDVSAINTGDGLQGRVGFRIRCEDVLPDVRGTLDRFTNRAVQTKRNDLLMVGLSKIAANCSEFVVEWSFGQTYPPNTKANDPITGKLTDFSNQTIWYGRTIYGANGQPTGVYHYQRPGSAEPYPQFPDSALGLDLSYKPFKGDPEWSGVSTISDYVVPEWLVHGVYKRNIDGFDKLSLISYFGYLDPTYKKQNTNEPPSIPWAWPKMIRVTFTLADAADPSIEQTFQYVFDLPPGPKL, from the coding sequence GTGGCAACGTCGGCTGGCCGTGCGTTCACGCTGGTGGAGATGCTCGTCGCGATCGGCGCGATCGCGCTGGTTTCGATCGGCCTCGCAGCGGTCTTCCAGACGGTCGGTAAAACGGTGACGACCGGCAAGCGGGTGAGCGCGCTCACGCAGCAGGCGGCTGTCCTCGAATCGCAGATGCGCGAGGACTTCGAGAACATGACGCGTGACGGGTTCCTGGTTCTGCGCCACCAGTTTACGATCGGGGGGACCAACGCTCAGCAGGATCCTGTGCCGATCGCGGTCAGCCGCTACCAGGGCGACCCGGTCGCGCCGCGCCCGCGCCGCATCGACGAGATTCTCTTCTTCGCCAACGGCGAATACCGCACCGCGCGCGAGGACCTGATCCCCGGGCGCACGGCCAAGAGTCGCTCCGCGCGGATTTATTACGGGCACGGGCAGAAAGCCAGTCCGGTGACGCCTGCGCAGGAACAGGAAAACAACTCCGACATTCACTATTTTTCACCATGGTTTGCGGACTGGTTCAGGGCTTCGACTTCGTCTCGCTTGGGCGAGACTCGCGGGTCGGGAATTAGTCGCTACGCGAGCACTTGGAACCTCGTGCGACAGGCGACGCTGCTCATTCGTCCGACCACGCCATCCGACGGCGGCTGGCCGGTGGATCGTCCCCGACCGTCTTTTCCGGGTGACCCGTACGCGAGCGGCGGTCAGGCGCTGACCAATCTCTCTTCCGACAGCACATTCCAAATCGCCGGGCAGCCCGCCGCCAACAGCATCTTCCGAAGCCTGAACGAGATGCTTCCCATGACCGATCGGCAGTACGGGGGGCAGGTCGCGAAGAACTTCGCGTTCTTCTGGGATCGAGATAGATCAAGCGGCGGAGACTTCAACGTGCAGGGAGTAGCCCCTCGTTCCATTTCCGGCGTCGTCGATATCGCTTCGACCGATCTCGACGAAATCGCGATGGTGGTCAACGGAAGCAGGTACAGCCCCAACGATCAAAAGGACGGGAGTTTCCTTTTCGGTCCCCGCACCCTCCAGGGAATCGGTGTGCTGGAAGCACCGATTCCGCTGATGAAGGGCTTTGTCAATGGCATTATGGTGAATGGCAAACAAGTCGACCCGTCGGTTTACCAATCGTCGTACGTCACGGCGGTTCAACCTCGAACACAGAGCGCGTTTAGCACGACTGCTGCGCGCATGCAGTCGTGGATGCTCAATGCGATGCCCGCACCCAGCGGCTATCACCCCACGATCTGGAATCAGGACGTATCAGCTATCAATACCGGCGATGGCTTGCAGGGACGTGTCGGATTCCGGATTCGTTGCGAGGACGTCTTGCCGGACGTGCGTGGCACGCTGGATCGCTTTACGAACCGCGCCGTGCAAACCAAGCGCAATGACCTGCTCATGGTCGGGCTTTCCAAGATCGCGGCGAACTGCTCCGAATTCGTCGTCGAGTGGTCCTTCGGCCAGACCTATCCGCCCAACACCAAGGCGAACGACCCGATCACCGGAAAACTCACCGACTTCAGCAACCAGACGATCTGGTACGGGCGAACGATCTACGGAGCAAACGGTCAACCGACCGGCGTCTATCACTATCAGCGCCCCGGTTCCGCCGAGCCTTATCCGCAGTTTCCCGACAGCGCCCTCGGCCTCGATCTTTCGTACAAGCCGTTCAAGGGCGATCCCGAATGGTCGGGAGTTTCGACCATTTCCGACTACGTTGTTCCCGAATGGCTGGTCCACGGCGTCTACAAGCGGAACATAGATGGATTTGACAAGCTCTCTCTGATTTCATATTTCGGCTACCTCGACCCGACGTACAAAAAGCAGAACACGAACGAACCGCCCAGCATCCCCTGGGCCTGGCCGAAAATGATCCGCGTGACGTTCACGCTCGCCGACGCCGCCGACCCGTCGATCGAGCAGACCTTCCAGTATGTGTTCGACCTGCCGCCCGGGCCAAAACTGTGA
- a CDS encoding prepilin-type N-terminal cleavage/methylation domain-containing protein → MQALRSTLPAKIRAFTLIEVLLGIIILAIGLLGLAAVFPLVVKQQRDAQDTVIGISAARGAETVLKSRTGYFSQTAQDIVGLNAPSGKSGWGALSWALYQTANAKKSEDFGLVRWSTVFNDSNTFKTAIYGNTAEQLAGSALGTSAVRGALYIGSDQGSQHDVVIKPYERLLPMPAPGVEPQFVWDIVPMLATPIDTNTIIATRTALPLRIAIFVRRIDSAIRLPQDPTTGKTMSLGDAVNAGLVLPLGADGDGLPTLNGQGIYPRFFYPSVQSAYRRFGADAGPFNVIRFKSTTSATVLAAARQIGQQLLDNEGNFYTVVALPDETGSEVPYQNFLDQCVVIEPGLPTGYLQSTSSKSNSSDVRSGRTLELLCSPQIPAAVSTFLVRP, encoded by the coding sequence ATGCAGGCACTTCGTTCAACATTGCCCGCAAAGATCAGAGCGTTCACCCTCATCGAGGTGCTCCTTGGCATCATCATCCTGGCGATCGGGCTGCTCGGCCTCGCGGCGGTTTTCCCCCTCGTTGTCAAGCAGCAGCGCGATGCGCAGGACACGGTGATCGGAATCTCCGCCGCACGCGGCGCCGAGACGGTTCTCAAATCGCGCACGGGGTATTTCAGCCAGACCGCCCAAGACATCGTCGGGTTGAATGCCCCGTCGGGCAAGAGCGGCTGGGGCGCGCTCTCGTGGGCGCTGTACCAGACCGCGAATGCCAAGAAGTCCGAAGATTTCGGCCTGGTCCGCTGGAGCACCGTCTTCAACGACTCAAACACGTTCAAGACGGCGATTTACGGAAACACGGCGGAGCAGTTGGCGGGTTCTGCGCTCGGGACGAGCGCAGTCCGGGGCGCGCTCTACATCGGGAGCGACCAGGGCTCGCAGCACGACGTCGTGATCAAGCCATACGAGCGGCTGCTGCCGATGCCCGCGCCCGGCGTCGAGCCGCAATTCGTGTGGGACATCGTGCCGATGCTCGCGACCCCGATCGACACCAACACCATCATCGCGACCCGGACGGCTCTGCCCTTGCGGATCGCGATCTTTGTACGCCGGATTGATTCGGCGATCCGGTTGCCGCAGGACCCGACGACCGGAAAGACGATGTCGCTCGGCGACGCGGTCAACGCCGGTCTGGTGCTCCCGCTGGGTGCGGATGGCGATGGTCTTCCGACTTTGAACGGGCAGGGGATCTATCCGCGATTCTTCTATCCTTCGGTTCAATCGGCGTATCGCCGATTCGGGGCCGACGCGGGCCCGTTCAATGTGATCCGCTTCAAATCGACTACCTCCGCGACGGTGCTCGCCGCCGCGCGGCAGATCGGTCAGCAACTACTCGATAACGAAGGAAACTTCTATACGGTCGTCGCGCTGCCCGACGAGACCGGCTCCGAGGTGCCCTATCAGAACTTTCTCGACCAGTGCGTGGTGATCGAGCCCGGCTTGCCGACAGGCTATCTGCAATCGACATCGTCCAAGAGCAATTCGAGCGATGTCCGTTCGGGGCGGACGCTGGAGCTGCTTTGTTCGCCGCAGATTCCCGCCGCGGTCTCGACGTTCCTTGTTCGTCCGTGA